One Colias croceus chromosome 7, ilColCroc2.1 genomic window carries:
- the LOC123693138 gene encoding uncharacterized protein LOC123693138, whose protein sequence is MDSITSTDDMLIQTKARQENILLEIIKEVSSVSNSQLSSKLVGKVNRIIADCDLTHYSSLHKLSTADESTATVLGFMNQSVAELSFDEQVELNNAILHKIQSKLPEFNNELEKLQQSMGAKNSRKAEMQTLQRSLDEKLNVLKEQEGEKVDLMMEWLNHRLQHVSTFSSNSTEHLTLKTKILEIKSRILHLQILQNIFTETNQSIKAYSEVHKDLKESIQETEQRIKQYKDIIESS, encoded by the exons ATGGATTCTATTACAAGCACAGATGATATGTTGATTCAGACCAAAGCAAGACAAGAGAATATACTACTAGAAATAATTAAGGAAGTTTCTAGCGTTTCTAATTCACAACTGTCTTCAAAACTCGTTGGAAAAGTTAATAGAATCATCGCTGATTGTGACCTAACTCATTATTCCAGTCTTCACAAACTTAGTACTGCTGATGAAAGTACGGCAACTGTTTTAG gTTTTATGAATCAGTCTGTAGCGGAACTTAGTTTTGATGAACAAGTGGAATTAAATAATgctattttacataaaattcaGTCAAAGCTTCctgaatttaataatgaattagAAAAACTGCAGCAATCAATGGGAGCTAAGAATTCAAGGAAAGCTGAAATGCAAACTTTACAAAGAAGTCTGGATgagaaattaaatgtattgaaAGAGCAAGAGGGTGAAAAGgttgatttgatgatggagtGGTTGAATCATCGTCTTCAACATGTGTCTACATTTAGTTCTAACTCCACAGAACATTTAACTTTGAAGACTAAAATACTTGAAATAAAGTCCAG AATACTGCATCTACAAATCTTGCAGAATATCTTCACAGAAACAAATCAATCTATAAAGGCATATAGCGAAGTGCATAAAGATTTAAAAGAAAGCATTCAAGAAACAGAACAGAGGATCAAGCAGTATAAAGATATTATTGAAAGCAGTTAG